A section of the Mesorhizobium loti genome encodes:
- a CDS encoding XdhC family protein has product MSDSLYLDEARDPLIIAEGWMKDGKDVAIATVVDTWGSAPRPVGSHLVIDADGNFHGSVSGGCVEGAVVTEAIDVIGSGKARMLEFGVADETAWQVGLSCGGRIKVYVERLG; this is encoded by the coding sequence ATGAGTGACAGTCTTTATCTCGATGAAGCCCGCGATCCGCTGATCATCGCGGAAGGTTGGATGAAGGACGGCAAGGATGTCGCTATCGCGACCGTGGTCGATACCTGGGGTTCGGCGCCACGCCCCGTCGGCAGCCACCTTGTCATCGATGCTGACGGCAATTTCCACGGTTCTGTCTCCGGCGGCTGCGTGGAGGGCGCCGTGGTGACCGAAGCGATCGACGTCATCGGCTCCGGCAAGGCCAGGATGCTGGAGTTCGGCGTTGCCGACGAGACCGCCTGGCAGGTCGGCCTGTCCTGCGGTGGCCGTATCAAGGTTTATGTGGAAAGGCTTGGCTAA
- a CDS encoding vWA domain-containing protein produces MTAPGAYLKEADPTEATADGRIADNIVYFARTLRKAGMRVGPASVKDAIEAVLAAGIGSRDDFYWTLHAVLVSRHEDHPIFDEAFRLFWKSRELIEKLLAMFSPVAPDVSEKQKPRAAENRVSQAMFEGHQKNQPPREVPEIEVDARFTFSGSEVLRGKDFAQMNAAEMADARKAITELRLPVDMVRTRRFKADAHGRRIDPRAMMRSAARTGGELILPKFRSAREVHPPLVVLADISGSMSQYTRIFLHFLHALTEKRRRVHTFVFGTRLTNLTRQMRHRDPDAALADCSMAVKDWSGGTRIGDTLAEFNLIWSRRVLGQGAVVLLITDGLERDDVAGLSEEMERLHKSCRRLIWLNPLLRFDGFQARARGVKAMLPHVDEFRSVHNLDALADLCASLDKTSAQSVDPRRWIDAGERHAA; encoded by the coding sequence ATGACGGCGCCGGGTGCCTACCTCAAAGAGGCCGACCCCACGGAGGCGACGGCGGATGGGCGCATCGCCGACAACATCGTCTATTTCGCCCGCACCTTGCGCAAGGCCGGCATGCGGGTCGGGCCGGCCTCGGTCAAGGATGCCATCGAGGCGGTTCTGGCCGCCGGCATCGGCTCGCGCGACGATTTCTATTGGACCCTGCATGCCGTGCTGGTGTCCAGGCATGAGGATCACCCGATCTTCGACGAGGCCTTCCGGCTGTTCTGGAAATCGCGCGAACTGATCGAGAAATTGCTGGCGATGTTTTCCCCTGTGGCGCCCGACGTCAGCGAGAAGCAGAAGCCGCGCGCGGCCGAAAACCGTGTCAGTCAGGCGATGTTCGAAGGCCACCAGAAGAACCAGCCACCGCGGGAAGTCCCTGAGATCGAGGTCGATGCCCGCTTTACCTTTTCCGGCAGCGAGGTGCTGCGGGGCAAGGATTTCGCCCAGATGAACGCAGCCGAGATGGCTGATGCCAGGAAGGCGATCACCGAGCTGCGGCTGCCCGTCGACATGGTGCGGACAAGGCGCTTCAAGGCCGACGCGCATGGCCGCCGCATTGATCCGCGCGCCATGATGCGCTCAGCCGCGCGCACCGGCGGCGAATTGATCCTGCCGAAATTCCGTTCAGCGCGCGAAGTTCATCCGCCGCTGGTGGTGCTGGCCGACATTTCCGGCTCGATGAGCCAGTACACGCGCATCTTCCTGCATTTCCTGCACGCCCTGACGGAAAAGCGCCGGCGCGTGCACACCTTCGTCTTCGGTACGCGGCTGACAAACCTGACCCGGCAGATGCGCCATCGCGATCCCGATGCCGCACTTGCCGACTGTTCGATGGCGGTCAAGGATTGGTCCGGCGGCACACGCATCGGCGACACGCTGGCCGAGTTCAACCTGATATGGTCGCGGCGCGTGCTGGGACAGGGTGCGGTGGTGCTTCTGATAACCGACGGGCTGGAGCGTGACGATGTCGCCGGCCTCTCGGAGGAGATGGAGCGGCTGCACAAATCCTGCCGGCGGCTGATCTGGCTGAACCCGTTGCTGCGCTTTGATGGTTTCCAGGCGCGCGCCCGCGGCGTCAAGGCGATGCTGCCGCATGTCGACGAATTTCGCTCGGTGCACAATCTCGATGCGCTCGCCGACCTCTGCGCTTCACTCGACAAGACGTCGGCGCAATCCGTCGATCCGCGCCGATGGATTGACGCTGGCGAGAGGCACGCCGCATAG
- a CDS encoding AAA family ATPase: MTELKPRPVPRTIDETLDLLTGADYVADRSLATVLFLSLRMNRPLFLEGEAGVGKTEIAKVLAQALGRRLIRLQCYEGLDVSSAVYEWNYAAQMIEIRMEEAAGKVDRSAMERNVFSEKYLIRRPVLDALTGKAGAAPVFLIDELDRTDEAFEAFLLEILSDYQVTVPELGTIKAEEPPIVIITTNRTREIHDALKRRCLYHWVDYPNAERELEIVRRKVPRANQRLSAEVVSFIQKLRQIELFKVPGVAETIDWAGALTELDKVALDPETVSDTIGVLLKYQDDIARIGSGEGRRILDEVKAELAAAE; encoded by the coding sequence ATGACCGAGTTGAAACCGCGCCCCGTGCCGCGGACGATCGACGAGACGCTCGATCTCTTGACCGGAGCGGACTATGTGGCGGACCGGTCGCTGGCGACCGTGCTGTTCCTGTCGCTGCGTATGAACCGGCCCTTGTTCCTGGAGGGCGAGGCCGGCGTCGGCAAGACCGAAATCGCCAAGGTGTTGGCGCAGGCGCTTGGCCGCCGGCTGATCCGGCTGCAGTGCTATGAAGGGCTCGATGTCTCCTCCGCCGTCTACGAGTGGAACTATGCCGCACAGATGATCGAGATCCGCATGGAGGAGGCGGCCGGCAAGGTCGACCGCTCCGCCATGGAGCGCAACGTTTTCTCCGAAAAATACCTTATTCGCCGCCCGGTGCTCGATGCGCTGACCGGCAAGGCAGGTGCCGCGCCTGTCTTTCTGATCGACGAACTCGACCGCACCGACGAAGCCTTCGAGGCTTTCCTGCTCGAAATCCTCTCCGACTACCAGGTGACCGTGCCCGAACTCGGCACCATCAAGGCGGAAGAGCCGCCGATCGTCATCATTACCACCAACCGCACCCGCGAGATCCACGACGCTTTGAAGCGGCGCTGCCTCTATCATTGGGTCGATTATCCCAATGCCGAGCGCGAACTGGAGATCGTGCGCCGCAAAGTGCCTCGGGCCAACCAGCGGCTTTCGGCGGAGGTGGTCTCCTTCATCCAGAAGCTGCGCCAGATCGAGCTGTTCAAGGTGCCGGGCGTCGCGGAAACCATAGACTGGGCCGGCGCGCTGACCGAACTCGACAAGGTGGCGCTCGATCCGGAGACCGTATCCGACACGATCGGCGTGCTGTTGAAATACCAGGACGACATTGCCCGCATCGGTTCGGGCGAGGGCCGGCGCATCCTCGACGAGGTCAAGGCCGAGCTCGCGGCGGCGGAGTAG
- a CDS encoding flavin reductase: MLKKNDIGPQAYRDAMSHFAGHVHVVTTDGPAGKRGTTVIAACSVSDTPPTILVCLNRENAKNELFVKNGKFALNTLASHQEPLSIGFSGITGLPVEERFALGEWDVISTGAPTLKGALAVFDCELIDTKDLATHRVLFGKVTGLRMGDNLRPLIYYARGYHILDSGAAAFTEKE, from the coding sequence GTGCTGAAGAAGAATGACATTGGACCGCAGGCCTATCGCGACGCGATGAGCCATTTTGCCGGTCACGTCCATGTGGTCACGACGGACGGCCCTGCCGGCAAGCGCGGCACCACCGTGATCGCCGCCTGTTCCGTGTCGGACACCCCTCCGACAATCCTGGTCTGCCTCAACCGTGAAAATGCCAAGAATGAGCTGTTCGTGAAAAACGGCAAGTTTGCCTTGAACACGCTGGCTTCGCATCAGGAGCCGCTGTCGATCGGCTTTTCCGGGATTACCGGCCTGCCGGTCGAGGAGCGTTTCGCGCTCGGCGAATGGGATGTGATTTCCACCGGCGCGCCGACGCTCAAGGGCGCGCTCGCGGTCTTCGACTGCGAATTGATCGACACCAAGGATCTGGCCACCCATCGTGTGCTTTTTGGCAAGGTGACAGGCCTTCGCATGGGCGATAATTTGCGGCCGCTGATCTACTACGCCCGCGGCTATCACATCCTGGACAGCGGAGCGGCGGCGTTCACGGAGAAAGAATGA
- a CDS encoding branched-chain amino acid ABC transporter substrate-binding protein: MRPGATISAALAWLFLAGGAGAQTLTIGVAAPLSGPSAILGKQIQAGAGLAAQANGIELRTEDDACTADGGAAAARVFAAAKVSVVVGFLCTEAIEAAMPILKDANIPVITVGVRTESLTDRRAKTGWPVYRLGPRGDDERNAVASTLTRLWQNELFAIIDDGTIYGREMAETFRAAAEQAALKPVFVDTFRPQLDNQIGMIGRLKKAGATHVFAGGDGDDIAIMGRDAAQLQAGIVFAGGENLRTPPADVPYATGTLMIAPPEWADVADAKVLESFSARKIVPDGYTLPAYAAVEIAKAASSLSGSSGGALADALTGRDFTTAIGPVRFDAKGDLSQSLYRVFRFDGTRFVPLEGN, translated from the coding sequence ATGCGACCCGGGGCAACGATATCGGCCGCACTGGCCTGGCTGTTCCTGGCCGGCGGCGCCGGCGCACAGACGCTGACGATCGGCGTCGCCGCTCCCTTGTCGGGCCCATCGGCCATCCTCGGCAAACAGATCCAGGCCGGTGCCGGACTGGCGGCGCAGGCAAACGGCATTGAACTCAGGACCGAGGACGATGCCTGCACCGCCGATGGCGGTGCAGCCGCGGCCAGGGTTTTTGCCGCGGCCAAGGTCAGTGTCGTGGTCGGCTTCCTTTGCACCGAAGCCATCGAGGCGGCGATGCCGATCCTCAAGGACGCTAACATTCCGGTCATCACCGTCGGCGTGCGAACCGAGAGCCTGACCGACCGCCGCGCCAAGACCGGCTGGCCGGTCTATCGCCTCGGACCGCGCGGCGACGACGAGCGCAACGCCGTCGCCTCCACCCTCACCCGCCTATGGCAGAACGAGCTGTTCGCCATCATCGACGACGGCACCATCTACGGGCGCGAGATGGCGGAGACATTTCGCGCGGCCGCCGAGCAAGCGGCGCTGAAACCGGTGTTCGTCGACACGTTCCGGCCGCAGCTCGACAACCAGATTGGGATGATCGGGCGATTGAAGAAGGCCGGCGCCACGCATGTCTTTGCCGGCGGCGACGGCGACGACATCGCCATTATGGGCCGCGACGCAGCGCAGCTGCAAGCCGGCATCGTCTTTGCCGGCGGCGAAAACCTGCGCACGCCGCCCGCAGACGTGCCCTATGCGACCGGCACGCTGATGATCGCGCCGCCGGAATGGGCCGATGTCGCCGACGCAAAGGTGCTGGAAAGCTTCTCCGCGCGGAAAATCGTGCCGGACGGCTACACGCTGCCGGCCTATGCAGCGGTGGAGATCGCCAAGGCCGCATCGTCCTTGTCCGGGAGCTCGGGCGGGGCCCTCGCCGACGCGCTGACCGGTCGTGATTTCACCACGGCGATCGGGCCAGTCCGCTTCGACGCCAAGGGCGACCTCAGCCAGAGCCTCTACCGCGTCTTCCGCTTCGACGGCACGCGCTTCGTGCCCTTGGAAGGCAACTGA
- a CDS encoding P1 family peptidase — protein sequence MFRTGPRNLITDVAGLRVGNASDARLKSGVTTVLCDEPGVAGVQILGGAPGTRETDLLEPHNSVEAIHAVVLSGGSAFGLDAASGVQAALRERGTGFEVGGFRVPIVPAAILFDLSNGGDKDWGRYPPYRDLGYEAAQSAATDFQLGTVGAGTGALTAGLKGGLGSASMLLDSGVTIGALAAVNPTGSVTVGRTRHFWAAPFEILDEFGGLGYPSPMPDDAKRILLKYRDNQAGMQMETGGNTTIAVIATDAILTKAAAKRLAMSAHDGFVRAIWPTHTPADGDLVFALATGTSGIRLEADTAIDLYAAAGATMARAISRGVFAATPADNDLFPVWSRRS from the coding sequence ATGTTCCGCACCGGCCCGCGCAATCTTATCACCGACGTTGCCGGCCTGCGCGTCGGCAACGCTTCCGACGCAAGGTTGAAGTCCGGCGTGACGACGGTGCTTTGCGACGAACCGGGGGTGGCCGGTGTCCAGATCCTGGGCGGCGCGCCGGGCACGCGCGAGACGGACCTGCTCGAACCCCACAATTCGGTCGAGGCGATCCATGCGGTGGTGCTGTCGGGAGGTTCGGCTTTCGGCCTTGATGCGGCGTCCGGCGTGCAGGCGGCGCTGCGCGAGCGCGGTACCGGCTTCGAGGTCGGCGGCTTTCGCGTGCCGATCGTGCCGGCGGCGATCCTGTTCGACCTTAGCAATGGCGGCGACAAGGACTGGGGCCGCTACCCCCCTTACCGCGACCTCGGCTATGAGGCAGCGCAATCCGCCGCCACCGATTTCCAGCTCGGCACGGTGGGCGCCGGCACCGGTGCGCTGACCGCGGGGCTGAAGGGCGGCCTGGGTTCGGCCTCGATGCTGCTCGATAGCGGCGTCACCATCGGCGCGCTGGCCGCCGTCAATCCGACCGGATCGGTGACCGTCGGCCGCACCCGCCATTTCTGGGCAGCACCCTTCGAAATTCTCGATGAATTCGGCGGGCTCGGTTATCCCTCGCCGATGCCCGACGATGCGAAGCGGATTTTGCTGAAATACCGCGACAATCAGGCAGGCATGCAGATGGAAACCGGCGGCAACACCACCATTGCCGTCATTGCGACGGACGCGATCCTCACCAAGGCGGCGGCGAAGCGCCTGGCCATGTCGGCGCATGACGGCTTCGTGCGCGCCATCTGGCCGACACATACGCCGGCCGATGGCGATCTCGTGTTTGCACTGGCGACGGGAACGAGCGGCATCCGGCTCGAAGCCGATACGGCAATCGACCTCTATGCCGCGGCCGGCGCCACCATGGCACGCGCCATCAGCCGCGGCGTGTTTGCCGCGACGCCAGCCGACAACGATCTGTTCCCGGTATGGTCGCGCCGGAGCTGA
- a CDS encoding DUF2171 domain-containing protein, with product MTDTSKIREHMEVVGADGVHVGTVDKVDGQRIKLTKADSGEGAHKGHHHYIPLALVAEVDGKKVWLSANSDVAVTFEEEKSDPT from the coding sequence ATGACCGACACAAGCAAGATCCGTGAGCATATGGAAGTCGTCGGCGCCGATGGCGTGCATGTCGGCACCGTCGACAAGGTTGACGGCCAGCGTATCAAACTGACCAAGGCCGACAGCGGCGAGGGTGCTCACAAGGGCCATCATCACTACATTCCCCTGGCCCTGGTTGCCGAGGTCGACGGCAAGAAGGTCTGGCTGTCGGCGAATTCCGATGTCGCGGTGACGTTCGAGGAAGAAAAGTCCGATCCGACCTGA
- a CDS encoding DUF2259 domain-containing protein — protein sequence MRLLFLFAVSLAVQFAASIVAQAGDVAELEILGFTKDGGVFAFEEYGVQDGSGFPYANRYYIDTSNDSFLKGTPIRVRLDDENATLDTARLQVRQKGEAIVSQTELSANRGITAGFNPVTELSADPHRMVVNPRPIFSPVDQPLEFRLDEIGMNNTEGCQSQGEINGFRLLRIEAQDGGTTKLLHEDKSIPKSRGCPNGYRIGAVQTFSMDSLSAYAVLIAVRQYGFEGPDYRWIAVTGRL from the coding sequence ATGCGACTGCTTTTCCTGTTTGCCGTTTCCCTGGCCGTGCAGTTTGCGGCGTCGATCGTCGCCCAGGCCGGCGATGTCGCCGAGCTTGAAATCCTTGGCTTCACCAAGGACGGCGGCGTGTTCGCCTTCGAGGAATATGGCGTCCAAGACGGGTCGGGCTTTCCCTATGCCAACCGCTATTACATCGACACGAGCAATGACAGCTTTCTCAAGGGCACCCCAATCAGGGTCCGGCTTGACGACGAGAATGCCACGCTCGACACCGCCCGCCTCCAGGTCCGGCAAAAGGGCGAGGCCATTGTCAGTCAGACCGAGCTGAGCGCCAATCGCGGCATCACCGCCGGCTTCAACCCGGTGACCGAGCTTTCGGCGGATCCGCACCGCATGGTGGTAAATCCGCGGCCGATCTTCTCTCCGGTCGACCAGCCGCTCGAGTTCCGGCTGGACGAGATCGGCATGAACAATACCGAAGGCTGCCAGAGCCAGGGCGAGATCAATGGCTTCAGGCTGCTGCGCATCGAAGCGCAGGACGGCGGTACCACCAAATTGCTGCATGAAGACAAGTCGATCCCCAAGAGTCGGGGATGTCCGAACGGCTACCGCATCGGCGCGGTGCAGACATTCTCGATGGACAGCCTCAGCGCCTATGCGGTGCTGATCGCGGTGCGCCAATACGGCTTCGAGGGGCCGGACTATCGCTGGATCGCGGTGACCGGCCGCCTGTGA